In Thermanaerothrix sp., a single genomic region encodes these proteins:
- a CDS encoding Mur ligase family protein, with protein MRVLVTGTRGKSSVVRIMTDLLGLMGGKALGRVTGVVPREITPAGVRRIRRLCPASVEEMRWWVNQLPQDHWAVMENSAVRPDLQGLGARWLKPHLVVLTSAGSDHQEEWGDMDPLEVLMLGVPPNVPLAVPLELAEASRALRERMGRPGDVIKVPDLVGLPLEAFMGFHCLRNLSLAAGALEALGMAVPAGTLLSYEPPLDLWDFRVLEGEGFSLAFAFTANDVESAQRLFTSLGWAPEETAVWYHHRRDRPERLRRFGAWISRAGFRQVVFTGGSRFPFMNPPAPGRWVFLRKAHDGLNMLSSMGKVFGCGNVAGFPLDLALLIGGGGGVGV; from the coding sequence GTGAGGGTGCTGGTGACCGGCACCAGGGGGAAGAGCTCGGTGGTGAGGATCATGACGGACCTGCTGGGCCTTATGGGGGGTAAGGCCCTGGGGCGGGTGACCGGCGTTGTGCCCCGGGAGATAACCCCCGCGGGCGTAAGGCGGATAAGGCGGCTTTGCCCCGCCTCGGTGGAGGAGATGAGGTGGTGGGTAAATCAGCTGCCCCAGGACCATTGGGCGGTGATGGAGAACAGCGCGGTGCGCCCGGACCTTCAGGGCCTTGGGGCCCGGTGGCTCAAGCCCCACCTGGTGGTGCTTACCTCCGCCGGATCGGACCACCAGGAGGAGTGGGGGGACATGGATCCCCTGGAGGTGTTGATGCTGGGGGTGCCCCCTAATGTCCCCCTGGCGGTGCCCTTAGAGCTGGCGGAGGCCTCCCGGGCTCTTCGGGAGAGGATGGGGCGTCCGGGGGATGTGATCAAGGTTCCAGACCTTGTGGGGCTGCCCCTGGAGGCCTTCATGGGATTTCACTGCCTTAGGAACCTTTCCCTGGCGGCGGGGGCCCTTGAAGCCCTTGGGATGGCGGTGCCCGCCGGGACGCTGCTTTCCTATGAGCCCCCTTTGGACCTTTGGGACTTCAGGGTTCTTGAGGGCGAAGGCTTCTCCCTGGCCTTCGCCTTCACCGCCAACGACGTGGAAAGCGCCCAAAGGCTTTTCACCTCCCTCGGGTGGGCCCCAGAGGAGACGGCGGTCTGGTACCACCACCGGCGGGACCGGCCGGAGAGGCTGCGCCGCTTTGGGGCTTGGATCAGCCGGGCGGGTTTTCGGCAGGTGGTTTTCACCGGCGGCTCCAGGTTCCCCTTCATGAACCCCCCGGCGCCGGGAAGGTGGGTGTTCCTTAGGAAGGCCCACGATGGGCTTAATATGCTTAGTTCCATGGGTAAGGTCTTCGGGTGCGGCAACGTGGCGGGATTCCCGTTGGATCTTGCTTTGTTGATCGGAGGTGGGGGCGGTGTTGGAGTTTAG
- a CDS encoding poly-gamma-glutamate biosynthesis protein PgsC/CapC produces the protein MEFRDLSVMALGVFFFMVYHRRTGWPCGGLVAPGLMALQGDPWAMPALVGLSVLVFLPLRLLVLRFGLYGREKVGAALLMALGLKGLLLGLSLHFPGFVPQFFADPQWLGFVVPGIAAAEAESAGLLPVAAGLVSVGAVTAMAASLLWG, from the coding sequence TTGGAGTTTAGGGATCTGTCGGTGATGGCCCTGGGGGTGTTCTTCTTCATGGTCTACCACCGGCGTACAGGCTGGCCCTGCGGGGGTCTCGTGGCGCCGGGGCTCATGGCCCTTCAGGGGGACCCTTGGGCCATGCCGGCCCTGGTGGGGCTCTCGGTTCTGGTCTTCCTCCCCCTGCGGCTTTTGGTCCTGCGGTTCGGCCTTTACGGCCGGGAGAAGGTGGGAGCTGCGCTGCTTATGGCCCTTGGCCTTAAGGGGCTGCTCCTTGGGCTGTCCTTGCATTTCCCCGGTTTTGTGCCCCAGTTCTTCGCAGACCCCCAGTGGCTGGGTTTCGTGGTGCCCGGCATAGCCGCAGCGGAGGCGGAATCGGCGGGGCTGTTGCCAGTGGCGGCGGGTCTTGTGTCGGTGGGGGCTGTCACCGCCATGGCGGCGTCGCTCCTTTGGGGGTAA